Part of the Henckelia pumila isolate YLH828 chromosome 2, ASM3356847v2, whole genome shotgun sequence genome is shown below.
ATTTGAAGTTCACTTACTCTTCATGTATGTATCAGCGATAAAACATGTTCAACAAATCTTCTGTAGGGCATTACTGTTCCCGTGAGAAGTCTTCTGCAATCGGATATGGAGAGACTTGCCATCCACTCCTCCAGAATGTCAAAATCCAATTTTCATTCGAGGTCATTATAAACGTGTGGGGTGTGTGTGTGCGCGTGTGCGTGTAACTGTGACATTAAGGTAGTTTTGAAAATCTCACTTGTTTTCTGATTTTTTCCTTGCTTTAACAGTGATTCCTATTCTCCAAGGAACATATCGTGCCCGGTGTCTCCAGTTGGGAGTCCTCTTCTACATCCAAGATCGCCCCAACATATGAATGGGAGAATGTCCCCTTCGCCCTTATCTAGCCCCTTTACATCTGGTTCCTCCACTCCTCTAACCGGCGGCATGGGCACCATCCCACGTCATCTTAACCAATCGATGTTCCTGCAAGAGGGTTTTTACAACGACCCAAAGCGCCCCTCTTACTGGGATCCGGACATTCTGAAAGGGGTATATGCAGAATCTAATGCATTTCAAGAACTGGCAGCATTTGATAATGATGTCTTTAAAAAGCAGTTTGGAAGGGAAGCCAATGGAGAGTTTTATAATGGCCAATCCGTATTGGCCGATCGTGTGGCTCAGCAGCTTCTAAGGGAGCCCATTAAGCTGAATCCACCTCTTGATTTCAATCCTCCCTCTTCACCAGCAAGCCACCGTACTACTGGTTCATGATAGGCCTAATTTGCCGTGGCTCGATTTTGTATGCACATTTTTGACATTGCTTAGCCGTCTCAAGTTCTCGGACGAAGACTTCCCGGAACTTCATGCCATCAGACGGTCCCGCTCTTACAAATTTAAgttgtctaggttttattttgaCATGAACACAaatgaaatatatttattcacATGGGGTTGATAGCTTTATTGTACAGCTAACCCTTTGCTAAATCTTCTGTATTAAAATTGTAGACCAACATAACATTGAATATTATTTCTCATGAAAGATGTAGTTCTTTCACATCTCACTTCCCCACCGTGACAGATATTAAAAATACAGACGGAATCGgttgtttatttgtttgtttgtttttttcccTTTGGTTTTAAATGTAACAGCCACGTCTAAAATCCATAAGGTTTTCTTAACCACAACACCAGTCTGGCCTTGGACTACACCAACCTATGCCACACTGGTGTGCCCCTCCAGGTATAATGAAAATCAATGTAGATGCGGCTGTCACCGATGAACTTCCTCGGTTCGGTGTGGGTCTGGTCGCCAAGGACTGGTGCGGCGTTCTTTTAGCTTCAACTCCATGACTCCCAGGAAAATATTCTCCTCGTCTCATTGAATTGCATGCGGCGAGTTAAGGCATAAGGGCCGCCCTCGGGTTTAATCAGAGGAACTGGAATTTAGAGACACACAACCGTAATAGCCCTTCACTGTTGCCTCTGGATGCCCCTATGATATGCGATCGTGATAAAGAAATTCCATCTTCAAAAACCACAGCGAGGTCGACAAAATTCCACTTAAAAAGGAGAAGAAATCCACAAGTTCTTACATCAACTCTCTCGGGGAGCTGCGTAAAATATCCGATTATGTTTGCTTTAAACAACTGCAAAGCTTTTATTACATCCCAAATCCAATTGAAATATATTCATTTTAGAGCAGCCTTCATATGGTAATTATATTTGAATTCAGAAATAATGAAAAAGTGGTCGACTACAaatggaggaagagctaatacTCCGGTTGATGGCAGGGAAACTTGGCATTTGGCAAGAATTACATAAAACAACACAAATTTTTCATAAACGAAGTGATTCTTTAAAGTAATATTTATTATCAAAACACAAGCATGATATGTATATCATTTGGAAAAGACTATCAAAATTGTGGTTTGCTAAACTTACATCAGCTTCTGAAGGGAAACAGCTACATGTTTGAGCACATTTTCGCAAACATGTTACACTAGATCACTCCTAATTAGGAACTTCGTATACTTAGCAGCTAACATCTTCTGTATCTCTTGATTTTCCCAAGTAGATGAACATAGTCCCCTCTTTCCACCATATGTTTCACCACTTCTTGAGCTTCATCCATTTTTCGTGCATTCCGAAGGTAGTTCAATATCGTAGTGTACACAAGAAAATTTGGATTACAACCTCTTGATCCCATTTCTTTCAACATCAACCGAGCCTCGTCAAACTTCCCAACTATACAAAGCCCACGAATCATCGAGTTGTAAGTGAATACATTTGGTAATTGCCCCTTTTCAAACATCTCATCAAACATTTTCCGGGCCTTATCAAGCTCACCAGCCACGACATACCCCGTTATCATGACGGTGTAAGTGACAACATCAGGCCTACACTCATGCTTCATCATTTCATCAAAGAAATAAAGGCAGGCATCCAAATTTCCAGCCCGACTGAGCCCATCTATCAATGTCGTGAAGTGGAGAACACTTGGATCTACACCAACTTCTCTCATGTGATTCAGAAGCTTCAGTGCTGCTATAGGTTTGTCCCCTTTACCAAGAACATGTAGAAGGAGATTAAATGTATGAAAATCGGGAGAAAACCCATTTCTTCCCATTTCATCTAGTAATCTGTGAAACTGATCCAGCTTCCCCAACCGAAACTTGGCACACATGATGATATTATAAGTTAACACATCTGGGGAATGGCCTTCAACTAACATCTGCTGATACACCCATTCTATCAGTCTGTACTGACTTTGTGTCAAAAGAGAGTGCAGAATCGCATTGAAAGAATGTTTAAATGGTCTATAATTAAACGTCTTTGACTTAATGAACCTCTCCACAACTTTTCTAGCTAATGCAACCTCACCACAGGCACATATTAATATGTTGAAAGTACGTGCGGTAGTAGGATACCCTTTCTCGATCATCTCGTCAACCAATCTCCACATTGCCTTGAATTCTTCAGACTCTGAAAAGATCTGCATCATAATGTGATAACCATTAACTGTATGTCTGTAATTATCTTGTTCACCGGACCACACAAAGAACTTGTAACCAAGTTTGGCACACCTATTTCTGTTCCCGTAATTTACAGTCTTTAAGATACCAAATAGAACTTCTCTCACAAGAAGACCTGAAACCCTAACCCCTAAATCATTTAACACCGGTTTTGCATCAAATCCCGGACCATCTTGATGCAGAATTTCAAGAATCCTCGCAGCATCATTTCTCAcctcataaaaaaaattctgtCTTGCACAAGACATTTGATAATTGGAGCCCTCAGAATCACCTCTGGCTCCCGAAGAGCCAATTGTATCAGAAAAAGCTGCGGGGTTTTCTTCCACACTGGACTCAAAACTCGAGCTTTT
Proteins encoded:
- the LOC140883391 gene encoding pentatricopeptide repeat-containing protein At1g55630-like isoform X1, encoding MRAVALFVPIIIKGFSCFCEASRALCSRTTDGRDLENGFRGVEDFLLGNWKSSSFESSVEENPAAFSDTIGSSGARGDSEGSNYQMSCARQNFFYEVRNDAARILEILHQDGPGFDAKPVLNDLGVRVSGLLVREVLFGILKTVNYGNRNRCAKLGYKFFVWSGEQDNYRHTVNGYHIMMQIFSESEEFKAMWRLVDEMIEKGYPTTARTFNILICACGEVALARKVVERFIKSKTFNYRPFKHSFNAILHSLLTQSQYRLIEWVYQQMLVEGHSPDVLTYNIIMCAKFRLGKLDQFHRLLDEMGRNGFSPDFHTFNLLLHVLGKGDKPIAALKLLNHMREVGVDPSVLHFTTLIDGLSRAGNLDACLYFFDEMMKHECRPDVVTYTVMITGYVVAGELDKARKMFDEMFEKGQLPNVFTYNSMIRGLCIVGKFDEARLMLKEMGSRGCNPNFLVYTTILNYLRNARKMDEAQEVVKHMVERGDYVHLLGKIKRYRRC
- the LOC140883391 gene encoding pentatricopeptide repeat-containing protein At1g55630-like isoform X2, with protein sequence MSCARQNFFYEVRNDAARILEILHQDGPGFDAKPVLNDLGVRVSGLLVREVLFGILKTVNYGNRNRCAKLGYKFFVWSGEQDNYRHTVNGYHIMMQIFSESEEFKAMWRLVDEMIEKGYPTTARTFNILICACGEVALARKVVERFIKSKTFNYRPFKHSFNAILHSLLTQSQYRLIEWVYQQMLVEGHSPDVLTYNIIMCAKFRLGKLDQFHRLLDEMGRNGFSPDFHTFNLLLHVLGKGDKPIAALKLLNHMREVGVDPSVLHFTTLIDGLSRAGNLDACLYFFDEMMKHECRPDVVTYTVMITGYVVAGELDKARKMFDEMFEKGQLPNVFTYNSMIRGLCIVGKFDEARLMLKEMGSRGCNPNFLVYTTILNYLRNARKMDEAQEVVKHMVERGDYVHLLGKIKRYRRC